In the Syntrophus aciditrophicus SB genome, GGCCACATCCAGAGAATGGGTCGCGTCCGACCGCACCTTGGGAGTGCCGCGGATTTCCCGGGCCTCAAAAACGACGTGCAGGGTCTGCGGATGCCGTTTTCCAGCGGGAGCTTCTCCAATCAGAATGATGTCGCCGATGTCGACTTTAATCCCCAGTTCCTCCTTCCATTCATTGACGATGGCCTCCTGCAGGGGGATATCCTTGTCCACCCCGCCACCGGGCAGGGCGAAAACCTCTTTTCCACCATAGATGTACTTCATGCACAGGATTTCACCGGCCTGTTCAAAAACGGCAGACACCCGAACTCTCATGAAAAACCTCCTTGTGAATCGGAATGAATTATTTTTGTACCACATTTCCGGATGGTATTCGAGTTTTTGCTTTCGCGACGGGCGCTTCTGCCTGCCGGATGGTCCCGGGGCGGCATACTCACATGGCTCGCTGACGGCGCATCCCGGACAGTCGACGAAGAAAGGCGGTTCAGGATGAAAAGACCTTGCAGATGAAACGAAAATGACGCAGAATTTCGCAGAATCAGGAATACATAAACAGGATTTTTCGTGAATGAATGAGCAACAACAATCCGTGGCCGGGTCAAGAAAGCGTGAGAAACTGTCAAGCCTGTATGAGGGGTTATCGCCGGGAGAACAGATCCTGGTGCAGTTCTGCTCCCTGTTTATGGAACCGGTGAGCATGACGACCGTGATCCGCTGTTTCGATGTGACGGGCATTGCCTTTGCGGGACTCGGAAAAACCAGCTGGCAGAACCTGCAGCCGGCGCTGAAACGCATCGTCAAGCTGGGACTCGTGGATGACCATTATCAATGTCCGGAAAGCTTCCGGGAAATCGCCACCCGGCGGGCCGTCGCGGAAGGGCATTTTGAAAAGATGGCCCGGTCGATTCAACGGCTGATGCCCGGCAATCGCTATCTTTCCCGTTATTCTCCCGAATATGACTGGAGACGCGTCCTGCGGGATTTCCGCATCGCCTTCTACCGGCAGGATTCAAGAGAGGTAAAAACGCTTTATGATTCGATGCTTCGCTTCTGCCCCATGCCTTACCGCACCCCGGATCCCTTTCTGCGCGTCTGCAACCAGCCCTTCGACCGGGTCTGGTTCGGCACGCTGCCCCTGGATCTCCGGTCCGCCGCTCTCTCCCGCATCCTGCTCCAGAGCCTGATCTTTCTTGAACCCGATGAAGCGCCGCTGAACGAGGCCCTGGATCTGGTCTCCGGAGACAGACTGACAGAGCAAGGCGGCCTCCCACTCCCCGAGGTGCTGGCCCTTCGTCCCCTGCTTCACATCCTGATCCTTCGACTCCTTCTCGGAGGCCGCCTTGCTGACGCCCGCCAGCTTCTCAGGGAAATTGGCCGGAGAGAGGAAGGATACACCGGCGGCCTGCAGGGATGCCTTTATTTCCTCGAAGGGAAGAATGAGGAGGCCATTGCGGCAACGGAATCGGATCTCCGCCTGCTGGCCCGGAAAACCGGCGTCCGGAATAATTTCTTTACCGACCCGGTCGGCCTTTTTTTCCTGCTGGCCCTCCTGAAGGCTTATGCGGCTCAACCGGATGCGGCGGGGGCTGCGAAACTCAAAAAATACCTGTATCTGACCGTCCATCGCAACAATCCCAGCAATTTCTATGTTACAAGTCTGACCGCCTTGAGAAAAATCGCCGCCGCCCTGATGATGGAGCCGGAATACCCGGATTACGATTCTCTGCCGGAACGACCGGAAATCGGAACGGTTTTTGCCGCCTTGGCGGAATTCTGGCAGAAGCGCCGTCTCACCTCGAAAACCATTACGTCGCTGCAGACGTTGTATCAGAGAGCCCGGGGCAACGGAATGGCCTGGGCCATGATGGAATGTGCAGGCCTCCTCACTGCCGCCGGCGTCAATCCGCCTCTGTACCGACAGCAGGCAGAGGAGATCAGCGCCGGCGCCGGTCTGGTTTCCCTCATCCCGTCGATCCATTTCGAAGAGCCCTGGCGTAAAAGCCTCCGGGCCCTGACCCAGACGGCGGCGATGGAACGCCCCTCTATCGTTTCCAAGGAAAAAAGGCTGATCTGGCTGTTTCTTTATGGAGAGGAGGGCCTGTCCCTCAAACCGCTGGAACAGCGGCAGAAGGCCCGGGGCGGCTGGACCTCGGGGCGGCCCGTCGCCCTCAGCCGGCTGCACAAGGGGACCAATCTGGAATACCTGAGTCGGCAGGATCACATGATCCGGGCGACCCTGAAAGCGGAAGCCCGGTATTACGGTGGTTACAGCGGCGCCGATTACTATTTCGACTGGGAGAAAACCCTGCCGCTGCTCGTGGGACATCCCCTTATTTTTTCTGAAGAGAATCCGGAAAAACCCGTGGAATTCCTCCGGGGGGAGGTTGAGCTGATGGTGACGGAGTCGACGGAGGGGCTCTGCCTGCGTCTGAGTGTTCCCCTGACGGAATCCCGGGTGGTCCTGATGCCCGAAAATCCCAGCCGGTTCCGGATCTGCGAAATTTCGGACGCCCATCATCGGATCGGACAGATCCTGAGCAGCAAGGGGCTGATTGTTCCGGCAGCGGCCAGGAATGAGCTGATGGCGGCCATGGCGGAACTCTCCTCCCTGGTGACCATCCATTCCACCATCGGCGGCAGTGCGGAATCCCTCGAAGAAATCGAGGGCGATCCCCGTCCTGTTATCCAGCTGGCGCCGGCCGGCGATGGTTTTCACCTGGAGCTGCTGGTTCGTCCCTTCGGCAGCGGCGGAACCCGCCTGAAACCTGGAAAAGGCATGGAGCATGTCATGGCGGACATGGATGGAAAGCATCTCCTGGCCCGGCGCGATCTCGCCCTGGAGATCCGCAATGTCAAGCTCCTGGAAGATCGGTGCCCCACTCTGTTCATGGTCATGAACGACCGGGGGCAGGGGTATCTGGAGAATCCGGAAGATTGTCTGGACCTGCTGCTGGAGCTGAACCCCCTGCAGGAAGCGGAGGAAGTGGTGATCGAATGGCCGGAAGGCGAATCCCTGAAAACTCCTCAGCAGGCCTCTTTCGAGCAGATGCGTCTGAAAGTCCATAAGGTGGGAGACTGGTTCGAGCTGGACGGCCAGCTTCAGCTCGATGAAGGTCTGGTGATGGATATGAAGACCCTCCTTGAGCTGGTGGAATCTTCCCCCCGTCGTTTTCTCCCCCTCGGGGAGGGCCGGTTTATCGCTCTCACCGAGGCTCTGCGCCGCCGCCTGGACGAGATGAACGTCTATGCCGACCGGCGTGGGAAAACAGTCCGCTGCCATGCCCTGGCCATTCCGGTTCTGGACGGAATCTTCGATGACTTTACCCAGGTGAATCGGGACTCCTCGTGGAAAGAGCGGGTAAAAACCTTTCAAAAGGGAATGACCCTGCAGCCCGTCGTCCCCTCCACCCTGCAGGCGGAATTGAGGGATTATCAGGTGGCCGGTTACGAATGGATGATCCGGTTGTCCTCCTGGGGCGCCGGCGCATGTCTCGCCGATGACATGGGACTGGGCAAGACCCTGCAGGCCCTGGCGGTCATGCTGGAACGCGGTCCCAAAGGCCCCACGCTGGTAATCGCCCCGACTTCCGTCTGCATGAACTGGCAGGCCGAGATTAACCGCTTCGCTCCTACCCTCAATCCTGTCCTGTTCGGCGGCCGGAACCGGGAGGAACGCATCGGGAAGCTCAAGGGCATGGACGTGCTGATCTGCAGCTACGGGCTTCTTCAGCAGGAATCGGAACTCCTCGCCACAGCGCACTGGCACACCATCGTCCTCGACGAGGCCCAGGCCATCAAGAATTTCGAGACCCAGCGAGCCCAGGCCGCCCTGTCTTTGAAGGGTGATTTCCGACTCATCACCACGGGCACCCCCATTGAAAATCATCTGGGGGAATTCTATACCCTCTTTGATTTCATCAATCCCGGCCTGCTCGGCTCCCGGCCGCAGTTCAACGAACGCTACGCCATTCCGATCGAAAAAAACGGCGATCGGGAAGCCCGGAAGCGGCTGAAAAAGCTCATTTCCCCCTTTCTCCTGAGGCGGATCAAATCCCAGGTGCTGGACGAACTTCCTCCCCGGACCGATGTGGTCCTCCAGGTGGAAATGTCGCCGGAGGAAACGGCCCTCTATGAGGCCATGCGCCGGCAGGCCGTGGAAACCCTGGAACAGAACGACAGCCCCGTCGGACAAAAGCACCTGAAAATCCTGGCGGAAATCATGCGCCTGCGGCAGGCCTGCTGTCATCCCCGGCTGGTCGTGCCGGACAGCGAACTGACCAGTTCCAAGCTGGCTCTCTTCGGGGAGGTCGTGGAGGAAATGCTGGAAAATTCCCACAAGGCGCTGGTTTTCAGCCAGTTCGTCAGTCATCTGGCTTTGATCCAGGATTACCTGAAGCAGAAGGGCATCGAATACCGTTACCTCGACGGCGGCACACCGCCGAAAGAGCGGCGGCGGGAGGTGGAGGCCTTCCAGGCGGGAAAGGGCTCCCTCTTCCTGATCAGCCTGCGGGCCGGCGGCGTGGGCCTCAACCTGACCGCCGCGGACTTTGTCATTCACATGGATCCGTGGTGGAATCCGGCAGTGGAGGACCAGGCCTCGGATCGGGCCCACCGCATCGGTCAGAAGCGGCCCGTGACGGTGTACCGCCTGGTGACAAAGAACACCATTGAAGAAAAAATTCTAAAACTGCATGCAAGCAAGCGGGATCTGGCCGACAGTCTGCTGGATGGCAGCGATATCAGCGGCCGGATGTCGGCGGACGAGCTGTTTCAGCTGATCCGGGAAGGGTAATTTTTCTGAGGAACAAAGATGAGTTCATCAACTTATAAGGAAGCCACTTTTTCCTTCATCTCACCATCAACGGACGCGCTGGTACTGAGATTGTCCGGAGACTGGATGGCGAACGGCCGGCTTCCTGATGCCGAAGAGATCCGGCAGGCCCTTTCACAACAGATTCCGGCGCCTCGGATTATCTTCGACGTGGTCGGACTCGGCGCCTGGGACAGCGGTCTGCTGATCTTTCTGGCGAAGGTCTTCGACATCTGCCGCGGAAACGGGATTTCCGTCGATTCTTCCGGTCTGCCTCCAGGCGTTTGCAGACTGCTGGAGCTGGCCTCACCGGAAAAACAACGTTCGGGAGTAACGCGCGAAAAATCTCCCCCTTCGTTTCTTGTGAGGGTTGCCGATGCCACTCTGGATTTCGGCAGGGGCTTCAAGGATATGCTCGCCTTTGTCGGCGATGCCACCCTTTCCGTCCTTCGAATGCTGCGGGGAAAACCCGGCTTCCGGCGGTCCGATCTGATCCTGATTCTTCAGGAAACCGGCGCCCAGGCACTGCCCATCGTTTCCCTCATCAGTCTCCTTGTGGGAATGATCCTCGCCTTCGTGGCGGCCATTCAGCTCAGGATGTTCGGCGTTCAGATCTACGTCGCCGACGTGGTGGGAATCGCCATGGTGCGGGTCATGGGGGCGATCATGACGGGCATCATCATGGCCGGCCGCACGGGTGCGGCTTTTGCCGCCCAGCTCGGCATGATGCAGGTCAACGAAGAGATTGACGCGCTGGAAGTCCTGGGCGTTTCTCCCGTGGACTTCCTCGTCCTGCCCCGTCTGCTGGCGCTGATGCTGATGATGCCCCTGCTGTGCATCTATTCCGACCTCATGGGGGTTGTGGGGGGGTTGATTGTCGGCGTCGGCATGCTTGATCTCGGAGTCATCGAGTACTATCATGAAACCGTGAATGCGGTGAGCCTGACCTATTTCTGGATCGGCCTCTTCCACAGTTTTGTCTTCGGAGTGCTCGTGGCCCTGGCCGGCTGTCTGCGCGGCCTGCAGTGTGAACGGAACGCATCCGCCGTCGGCTTTGCCGCCACATCGGCGGTGGTCACCGGCATCGTCAGCATCGTCGTGGCGACCGCCATCATTACTCTGCTCTGCCAGGTGCTTGGGATATGAACGCGTCGGAAAAACTTCCCGAAAGCGAGCGGGAAACGGTCATCGAAGTCCACGATCTCGAGATATCCTACGGCACTTTCGTGCTCATGCGCGATCTGAACTTTCACATCCGCCGGGGTGACATCTTCATCATCATGGGGGGGAGCGGCTGCGGCAAGAGTACGCTTATGAAACAGATGGTGGGCCTCAAGAAACCCGCCCGCGGGCAGGTCCTGTACGGCGACGTCAGTTTCTGGGACGCCGGAACGGAAGTGCGGGAACAGCTCAAGAGGCGCTTCGGCATTCTCTTTCAGAGCGGCGCCCTCTGGAGCTCCTTGACGCTGGCGGAAAACATCGCCCTTCCGCTGGAGCAGTATACCGACCTCTCGCCCGCGCAGATCCGGGAACTGGCGTCGTTCAAGCTGGCCCTGGTCGGACTCGGGGGCTTTGAAGACTTTTACCCCTCGGAACTCAGCGGCGGCATGAAGAAGCGGGCCGGGCTGGCCAGGGCGATGGCCCTCGATCCGGACATCCTCTTTTTCGATGAGCCCTCCGCCGGTCTCGACCCCATCAGCGCCCGCCTGCTGGACGACCTGATCATCGAGCTGAGCGAAAGCCTGAGCACAACCGTCATCGTGGTGACCCATGACCTGGCAAGCATTTTCGCCATCGGCACCAACTCGGTTTTCCTCGATCCCGAAGCGAAAACCATGACGGCCGGCGGCGATCCCAAGCGCATCCTGGCGGAGTCGGAAGACCCGAAAGTGGTCAGTTTTCTGACCCGGGGAACTGGCCGGCGAACCAAAGAATAGTTGCAGCAATTTTCGCGTGGGAAGGAAGAAATAAATGAGCGGAAAGGAAAACAAAACCCTGATCGGCGCGTTTGTCGTCGGCGCGATTGCCATCCTGGTCCTGGCGGTGCTGGTCCTCGGTTCCGGAAAGTTTTTAAGCAGGTCTCAGAAATACGTCCTGTTTTTCGATGGATCGGTAAAAGGGCTGAACGTCGGGTCGCCGGTGACGTTCCGGGGAGTCAAGATAGGCGAAGTGACCGACATCAGTGTGGTCATAGACCAGAAGCAGCGCGCGCTGCGCATTCCCGTGCTCATCCGCCTGGATCCGGAACTGATCGAAGGAGGAAGCCTGCTGAGCACGGATCAAGGGGCGATGCGGCATGTCGTCGAAATGGGCCTGAGAGCCCAGCTTCAGCTTCAGAATTTCGTAACCGGCCAGCTTATGGTGGCCCTTGATTTCTTCCCCAACGCGCCACCCCGCTACGTGGGGATGAAAAAACAGTACGCCGAGATCCCCACGATTCCCACAGCCCTGCAGGAACTTCAGAGAACCGTCGAACATCTTCCCCTGCGGGAGATCGTCGTCAGCCTCAACAGCGCCGTCCAGGGAATCGACCGGATCGTGAATTCGGTGGATACGCGCAAGACCACCCAGACCCTGGAAGCCGCCCTCAAGGATATTCAGACGCTCGTGCGGCATATCGATGAACGGATCGAGCCCCTCGTTGCCGGCCTCTCTCAGACCTCCGGCGCCGCTGAAGAGACCCTGGTGGAGAGCAAAGAGACGGCCGCATCCGTCCGGAAGGACATGAAAGAACTGGTCGCATCGACGAAGACAACCCTGGAATCGGCCCAGGCCGTCCTGAAGCAGTCAGAACAGACCCTTCAGGCTTATTCCGGGGATTCTCCGCTCGTCGTGGAAATGAACAAAACTCTGCGGGAACTTGGCGCGACGTCGCGCTCGCTGCGCCACCTTTCCGATTATCTGGAGCGCCATCCGGAGTCCCTGCTCCGTGGCAAGGCCATCATCAAAGGACAGTGACATGAAAAACCTGCTTTGCATCTCCCGACTGTTTCTTCCAGCCGTTGCGATTCTGCTTGCCGGTTGCGCCAGCGTGCAGCCGGCCCGGTTTTACACGCTGACGCCGCTTGAACAGCAGGCGGCAAAGCCAAACCCGCGTGATGAGGCGCCACCTCCTCCTTCGGTCCTCATCGCTCCGGTTGAAATCCCCGATTACCTCGATCGTCCCCAGATTGTGACCCGGGATGGGAGAAACGAATTGAACCTTGCCGAATTCGACCGCTGGGCGGGTTCCCTCCGGGAAAACATCGCCGCCGTGATGGCCGAAAACCTTTCAATTCTCCTCAGCTCAGACCGGATATTCGTTTATCCCCAGGTGCGTGGTGAAAAAACGGATTACCTGATGGCCCTGCGCATTCTCCGGCTGGATTGCATACCCGGCGACTCGGTGCTCCTCAAGGCGCAGTGGACGATCTTTGCCGGCCAGGACCGGGGAGGCGTCACTCACATGGCCGCGTTCACCGAACGGCTGGCCGACGGCAGTTACGAAGCGCTGGCCGCGGCCGTCAGCAGCACCCTGGCACAGGCAAGCCGGGAAATCGCCCGGACGTTATGGACACCCCCGACAGCAGCCCCCCGCTGAACTCATGAACAGCAAAGGCCTGCAAAACGGAAAAGATGAATCGGCAATTGATCCTTAATTCTGATCGTGGCCCTGACCGACTACGCGAACACGGCGCGCCGAACCTGCCGGAGGGGTCAATCTTTATGCCGCACCGGGAGGCGGGGCCGCAGAGTCGCGATGATGACTCAACTCTAACGTCGTCAGCAGTCATGGTTTAAGCAAAGGAGAATGAATGATGACATTCCAGCAGAAGAAATGGTTGATTCGAGTGGTCGTCGCTCTGGTCATCGGCCTTGCAGCCATAGGCGCCTGGAAGCGTTACGGGGATAGACAGGAAGATGGTCTGGTCAGCGGAAACGGCCGGATCGAGGCTACCGAGATCGACATTGCCGCCAGAACCGCCGGCCGGATCAAGGAAATCCTGATGCGGGAAGGCGATTTTGTCAAGGCGGGGCAGGTCGTGGCTCATATGGATACCGATGTATTAGAGGCACAGCTTCGGGAAGCCGAGGCCAGGCTGCAGCAGGCACAAAGCGATGCGGCTATCGCGCGCAGTCAACTGGTGCAACGGGAAAGCGAAAAGAAGGCGGCTCTGGCGTTCGTCAGACAGCGCGAGGCAGAGCTTGACGTAGCCAGAAAACGCCTGGCTCGTTCGGCAGCATTGGCCGCGGAGGGTGCGACATCACGGCAGGAGGCGGATGACGACCGGGCGAGCGTCCAGAGCTGTTCAGCCGCCGTTGCAGCGACGCAGGCACAGACAGCCGCTGCCGAGGCCGCCGTTGTAACCGCGAGGGAACAGATTGCCGGTAAGGAATCAGCCATCAAGGCCGCGCAGGCAACGATCGAGCGAATCCAGGCGGATATTCGGGACAGCGCCCTCAAATCTCCCCGCGACGGCCGGGTGCAGTACCGGGTCGCCCAGCCCGGCGAGGTCGTCGGCGCCGGTGGGCGGGTGCTGAGTCTCGTTGACCTGAACGATGTCTACATGACCTTTTTCCTTCCCACGGCCGCGGTGGGAAGGGTAGCCCTGGGCACCGAAGTGCGGCTGGTGCTCGATGCCGCACCGGAGTATCCGATTCCCGCCAGGGTGTCATTCATTGCCGATGTAGCCCAGTTCACTCCCAAGACCGTGGAGACGACCAGTGAACGGGAGAAACTGATGTTCCGCGTCCGGGCGCAGATCCCCGTGGAGCTGCTGCAGAAGTATATCACCCAGGTCAAGACGGGACTGCCCGGCGTGGCCTGGGTGAAGCTGGATCCCAATGCGGACTGGCCGCCCCGCCTCAAGGAAAAGCTCGTACAATGAATTCCCCGGATACGACTGCAAAGGGGTTTCACTCCGCATCATCGCCGGTGGTTCGGCTTCAGGAAGTCAATCTGCGCTACGGCAAAACCATGGCCCTGGACCGGATCACACTGGAGTTGCCTTCCGGCAGCATGGTCGGCTTCATCGGCCCGGACGGGGTAGGCAAGTCCAGCCTGTTCTCGCTGGTGGCCGGCGCGCGGGCGATCCAGTCCGGCCGCATCGAGGTCCTGGGCGGCGACATGGGCGCTGCGGAACATCGCCGCAAGGTATGTCCGAAGATCGCCTACATGCCGCAGGGCCTGGGCCGAAACCTGTATCCGACGCTGTCGGTTTTCGAAAACGCCGACTTCTTTGGACGGTTATTCGGTCACGGACGCCGGGAACGTGAGCGGCGCATCGGCGAGCTGCTCTCGGCAACGGGCCTGGCCCCCTTTGCGAACCGGCCTGCCGGCAAGCTCTCCGGCGGCATGAAGCAGAAACTGGGCCTCTGCTGCGCACTGATCCACGATCCCGACTTGCTTATCCTGGACGAACCCACCACCGGCGTCGATCCCCTCTCCCGCCGACAGTTCTGGGAACTCATTGACCGCATCCGCGCCGGTCAGCCCGGCATGAGCGTCATGGTGGCCACCGCCTATATGGAGGAAGCCGCCCGTTTTGACTGGCTGGTGGCAATGAATGACGGCCGGGTGCTCGCCACGGGGACTCCACGGGAACTCCTGGCTTCGACCGGCACCACCGCGCTGGAAGAAGCCTTCATCGCCCTGCTTCCTGATTCCGAGCGCGAAGGCTACCGGCCCGTTGTCATCCCGCCCCGCGAGACCAGCGCCACCGGCGAAACCGCTATCGAAGCTTCCAATCTGACGATGCGCTTCGGCGATTTCATCGCCGTCGATTCCGTCAGCTTCCGCATCGGGCGGGGGGAGATTTTCGGCTTCCTGGGTTCCAACGGATGCGGCAAAACCACGACCATGAAGATGCTGACCGGTCTGCTGCCGGCCAGTCAGGGTGAAGCCTGGCTTTTCGGACGGCCGGTGAACCCGAAGGACATGGAGACCAGGCAGCGCGTCGGCTATATGACCCAGTCCTTTTCGCTCTACGGCGAGCTGACGGTTCAGCAGAACCTGGTGCTTCACGCGCGTCTATTCCGGATGCCGGAAGACCGGATACCGGCACGGGTTGAGGAGATGGCCCGGCGCTTCGGCTTGATGGAAGTCATGGAAAGCCTTCCCGACGCCCTGCCGCTGGGGCACCGCCAAAGGCTCTCCCTGGCGGTGGCCATGATCCATGGGCCGGAAATGCTGATTCTCGACGAGCCGACCTCGGGCGTGGACCCGGTGGCCCGGGATTCCTTCTGGCAGATCATGGTCGATCTGGCCCGCCGGGACAAAGTCACCATCTTCATTTCCACCCATTTCATGAACGAAGCCGAGCGCTGTGACCGGATCTCGCTGATGCACGCGGGCCGGGTGCTGGTCAGCGATGCGCCGGGAGCGCTGATCGAGAAGCGTGGGGTAAAAACTCTGGAAGAGGCCTTTATCAGCTACCTGGAAGAGGCAGTTGACGAAATGGCTGAAGTTATCGGGACGGCAGCAGAGGAGTCTGCTCCTGACACACCGTCACAGAAGGACGCAACACAGTCGGCGCCGGCCGCCCGGCATGGATTATTCAGCCCGCGCCGACTGTTCAGCTACAATCGGCGCGAGGCCATGGAACTGCGGCGCGATCCGATCCGCCTGACTCTGGCCCTGCTGGGAAGCGTTGTCCTGATGTTCGTCATGGGTTACGGCATCAACATGGATGTGGAAGACCTTTCCTTCGCGGTGCTCGACCGGGACCAGACCGTCATCAGCCGCGACTATACCCTGAATCTCTCCGGCTCGCGCTATTTCATCGAACGGGCGCCAATCAAAGACTACGCGGAACTGGACCGGCGCATGCGTGCCGGCGAGATCAGCCTGGCCATCGAAATCCCCCCCGGATTCGCCCGTGACCTGCGGCGGGGTACGCCGGTTGCCGTCGGCGCCTGGATCGACGGGGCGATGCCCACCCGTGCGGAAACGGTGCGCGGCTATGTGCAGGGAATCCACGCCCACTGGCTGTCCACCATCGCACGGCAGGCCATGGGATCCACGGCAACGGCAGGGGTGGCCACCATCGAAACCCGCTTCCGCTACAACCCGGACGTCAAGAGCCTGCCGGCCATGGTGCCGGCCGTGATCCCCCTTCTCCTGATGATGATCCCGGCCATGCTGACGGCTTTGTCCGTGGTGCGGGAAAAAGAACTGGGCTCCATCGTCAACCTCTACGTCACCCCAGTCACCCGGCTGGAGTTCCTGCTCGGCAAGCAGATCCCGTACGTGATTCTGGCGCTGCTGAACTTTCTGCTTCTGACCGCCCTGGCCGTTTTTCTGTTCCAGGTGCCGCTCAAGGGGAGTTTTTTCACTCTGACCACGGCGGCACTCCTATACGTAATCGCAGCCACCGCTCTCGGGCTGGTCATTTCGACCTTCATGCGCAGCCAGATTGCCGCCCTGTTCGGAACAACGCTGTTGACCATCCTGCCAGCGATCCAGTTCTCCGGATTGATCGATCCTGTTTCTTCGCTGTCAGGGGCGGGTGCTTTCATCGGCCATATCTATCCGACGACCCATTTCCTGACCATTGCCCGCGGCACCTTCTCAAAAGGACTCGGGTTCGCTGATCTGAACAATTCGTTTATTCCCCTGCTCCTGGCCGTTCCTCTCCTGGTCGGTCTGGGAACCATTCTGCTCAAGAAACAGGAATCCTGACCATGCGCGCCGCCAACATTTTCCATCTGGGGATTAAGGAACTGCGCAGCCTGCTGCGCGATCCAGTGATGCTGTTTCTGATTATCTACGCTTTTACGTTTGCAATCTATGTCGGCGCCACGGCCATGCCCGAGACGCTGCACAAA is a window encoding:
- a CDS encoding NUDIX domain-containing protein, with amino-acid sequence MRVRVSAVFEQAGEILCMKYIYGGKEVFALPGGGVDKDIPLQEAIVNEWKEELGIKVDIGDIILIGEAPAGKRHPQTLHVVFEAREIRGTPKVRSDATHSLDVAWVPLEKLSSLPLYPDVGKQLSASFSEEPRRSVAFISNCMERGYW
- a CDS encoding DEAD/DEAH box helicase → MNEQQQSVAGSRKREKLSSLYEGLSPGEQILVQFCSLFMEPVSMTTVIRCFDVTGIAFAGLGKTSWQNLQPALKRIVKLGLVDDHYQCPESFREIATRRAVAEGHFEKMARSIQRLMPGNRYLSRYSPEYDWRRVLRDFRIAFYRQDSREVKTLYDSMLRFCPMPYRTPDPFLRVCNQPFDRVWFGTLPLDLRSAALSRILLQSLIFLEPDEAPLNEALDLVSGDRLTEQGGLPLPEVLALRPLLHILILRLLLGGRLADARQLLREIGRREEGYTGGLQGCLYFLEGKNEEAIAATESDLRLLARKTGVRNNFFTDPVGLFFLLALLKAYAAQPDAAGAAKLKKYLYLTVHRNNPSNFYVTSLTALRKIAAALMMEPEYPDYDSLPERPEIGTVFAALAEFWQKRRLTSKTITSLQTLYQRARGNGMAWAMMECAGLLTAAGVNPPLYRQQAEEISAGAGLVSLIPSIHFEEPWRKSLRALTQTAAMERPSIVSKEKRLIWLFLYGEEGLSLKPLEQRQKARGGWTSGRPVALSRLHKGTNLEYLSRQDHMIRATLKAEARYYGGYSGADYYFDWEKTLPLLVGHPLIFSEENPEKPVEFLRGEVELMVTESTEGLCLRLSVPLTESRVVLMPENPSRFRICEISDAHHRIGQILSSKGLIVPAAARNELMAAMAELSSLVTIHSTIGGSAESLEEIEGDPRPVIQLAPAGDGFHLELLVRPFGSGGTRLKPGKGMEHVMADMDGKHLLARRDLALEIRNVKLLEDRCPTLFMVMNDRGQGYLENPEDCLDLLLELNPLQEAEEVVIEWPEGESLKTPQQASFEQMRLKVHKVGDWFELDGQLQLDEGLVMDMKTLLELVESSPRRFLPLGEGRFIALTEALRRRLDEMNVYADRRGKTVRCHALAIPVLDGIFDDFTQVNRDSSWKERVKTFQKGMTLQPVVPSTLQAELRDYQVAGYEWMIRLSSWGAGACLADDMGLGKTLQALAVMLERGPKGPTLVIAPTSVCMNWQAEINRFAPTLNPVLFGGRNREERIGKLKGMDVLICSYGLLQQESELLATAHWHTIVLDEAQAIKNFETQRAQAALSLKGDFRLITTGTPIENHLGEFYTLFDFINPGLLGSRPQFNERYAIPIEKNGDREARKRLKKLISPFLLRRIKSQVLDELPPRTDVVLQVEMSPEETALYEAMRRQAVETLEQNDSPVGQKHLKILAEIMRLRQACCHPRLVVPDSELTSSKLALFGEVVEEMLENSHKALVFSQFVSHLALIQDYLKQKGIEYRYLDGGTPPKERRREVEAFQAGKGSLFLISLRAGGVGLNLTAADFVIHMDPWWNPAVEDQASDRAHRIGQKRPVTVYRLVTKNTIEEKILKLHASKRDLADSLLDGSDISGRMSADELFQLIREG
- a CDS encoding MlaE family ABC transporter permease is translated as MSSSTYKEATFSFISPSTDALVLRLSGDWMANGRLPDAEEIRQALSQQIPAPRIIFDVVGLGAWDSGLLIFLAKVFDICRGNGISVDSSGLPPGVCRLLELASPEKQRSGVTREKSPPSFLVRVADATLDFGRGFKDMLAFVGDATLSVLRMLRGKPGFRRSDLILILQETGAQALPIVSLISLLVGMILAFVAAIQLRMFGVQIYVADVVGIAMVRVMGAIMTGIIMAGRTGAAFAAQLGMMQVNEEIDALEVLGVSPVDFLVLPRLLALMLMMPLLCIYSDLMGVVGGLIVGVGMLDLGVIEYYHETVNAVSLTYFWIGLFHSFVFGVLVALAGCLRGLQCERNASAVGFAATSAVVTGIVSIVVATAIITLLCQVLGI
- a CDS encoding ABC transporter ATP-binding protein yields the protein MNASEKLPESERETVIEVHDLEISYGTFVLMRDLNFHIRRGDIFIIMGGSGCGKSTLMKQMVGLKKPARGQVLYGDVSFWDAGTEVREQLKRRFGILFQSGALWSSLTLAENIALPLEQYTDLSPAQIRELASFKLALVGLGGFEDFYPSELSGGMKKRAGLARAMALDPDILFFDEPSAGLDPISARLLDDLIIELSESLSTTVIVVTHDLASIFAIGTNSVFLDPEAKTMTAGGDPKRILAESEDPKVVSFLTRGTGRRTKE
- a CDS encoding MlaD family protein, with product MSGKENKTLIGAFVVGAIAILVLAVLVLGSGKFLSRSQKYVLFFDGSVKGLNVGSPVTFRGVKIGEVTDISVVIDQKQRALRIPVLIRLDPELIEGGSLLSTDQGAMRHVVEMGLRAQLQLQNFVTGQLMVALDFFPNAPPRYVGMKKQYAEIPTIPTALQELQRTVEHLPLREIVVSLNSAVQGIDRIVNSVDTRKTTQTLEAALKDIQTLVRHIDERIEPLVAGLSQTSGAAEETLVESKETAASVRKDMKELVASTKTTLESAQAVLKQSEQTLQAYSGDSPLVVEMNKTLRELGATSRSLRHLSDYLERHPESLLRGKAIIKGQ
- a CDS encoding PqiC family protein, with protein sequence MKNLLCISRLFLPAVAILLAGCASVQPARFYTLTPLEQQAAKPNPRDEAPPPPSVLIAPVEIPDYLDRPQIVTRDGRNELNLAEFDRWAGSLRENIAAVMAENLSILLSSDRIFVYPQVRGEKTDYLMALRILRLDCIPGDSVLLKAQWTIFAGQDRGGVTHMAAFTERLADGSYEALAAAVSSTLAQASREIARTLWTPPTAAPR
- a CDS encoding HlyD family secretion protein encodes the protein MTFQQKKWLIRVVVALVIGLAAIGAWKRYGDRQEDGLVSGNGRIEATEIDIAARTAGRIKEILMREGDFVKAGQVVAHMDTDVLEAQLREAEARLQQAQSDAAIARSQLVQRESEKKAALAFVRQREAELDVARKRLARSAALAAEGATSRQEADDDRASVQSCSAAVAATQAQTAAAEAAVVTAREQIAGKESAIKAAQATIERIQADIRDSALKSPRDGRVQYRVAQPGEVVGAGGRVLSLVDLNDVYMTFFLPTAAVGRVALGTEVRLVLDAAPEYPIPARVSFIADVAQFTPKTVETTSEREKLMFRVRAQIPVELLQKYITQVKTGLPGVAWVKLDPNADWPPRLKEKLVQ